The Lycium barbarum isolate Lr01 chromosome 9, ASM1917538v2, whole genome shotgun sequence genome has a segment encoding these proteins:
- the LOC132611035 gene encoding pentatricopeptide repeat-containing protein At1g05750, chloroplastic — MALPAVTVTATNSLPSPPQFLYKTASNNLDSTSSWTSLIANHCKNGRLIEAVSEFTKMRISCIEPNHVTFVTLFSGCAHFPAKAQSLGFALHAYARKLGLDTGNVKVGTAVVDMYSKFGLVGFAKLSFHHMGVKNKVTWNTMVDGYMRNGDFKNAVKVFDEIPERDVISWTALINGFVKNGLFEEALVWFREMQLSNVEPDYVTMIAVLSACANLGTLGIGLWLHRFISRRSEFKDSVRVNNSLIDMYCRCGCVELACQVFDEMPERSLISWNSIIVGLAINGHALDTLQYFDSMQNEGFQPDAVTFTGVLTACSHAGLVEKGLKYFKAMKGIHRITPRIEHYGCIVDLYSRAGRLEDALGFIKNMPVKPNEVILGSILAACRNLSDVRLAERLMRYIYELDPDGDSNHVLLSNIYAAVGSWRGASTVRKKMKALGIQKKPGISSIEIGGAVHEFVSADRSHNHAEQIYAMLEHFSGELRVSGYVEDGVNELYECG; from the coding sequence ATGGCCCTTCCCGCCGTTACAGTAACTGCCACCAACTCTTTGCCATCCCCGCCTCAATTCCTTTATAAAACTGCCAGCAATAACCTGGACTCTACATCATCATGGACCTCGTTAATAGCCAATcattgcaaaaatggccgtttaATCGAGGCGGTTTCCGAGTTCACCAAAATGAGGATTTCCTGCATTGAGCCCAACCACGTTACCTTCGTTACACTATTCTCCGGTTGTGCCCATTTTCCTGCGAAAGCTCAGTCTCTTGGATTTGCTCTTCACGCGTATGCTCGAAAACTCGGGTTGGATACTGGGAATGTGAAAGTGGGTACTGCTGTTGTCGATATGTATTCAAAGTTTGGACTTGTGGGGTTCGCTAAATTGAGTTTTCATCATATGGGTGTTAAGAATAAGGTAACTTGGAACACCATGGTTGATGGTTACATGAGAAATGGGGATTTCAAGAATGCAGTTAAGGTGTTCGATGAAATTCCTGAGAGAGATGTTATTTCTTGGACGGCTTTGATTAATGGGTTTGTAAAGAATGGGCTTTTTGAAGAAGCTTTAGTGTGGTTTCGTGAAATGCAGTTGTCTAATGTGGAGCCTGATTATGTAACAATGATCGCGGTTCTTTCGGCTTGTGCTAATTTGGGTACTCTTGGTATAGGCCTATGGTTACACCGGTTTATATCGCGACGAAGTGAATTTAAGGACAGCGTTCGTGTTAATAACTCGTTAATCGACATGTATTGTAGGTGTGGGTGCGTAGAGTTAGCGTGCCAGGTGTTCGATGAAATGCCAGAGAGAAGTTTGATTTCGTGGAATTCAATCATTGTAGGGTTAGCAATCAATGGTCATGCATTAGATACTCTACAGTATTTCGATTCGATGCAAAACGAAGGTTTTCAACCGGATGCAGTGACCTTTACTGGAGTTTTAACAGCATGTAGCCACGCTGGTTTAGTCGAAAAGGGGTTGAAATATTTCAAAGCAATGAAAGGAATTCATAGGATTACTCCTAGGATTGAACACTACGGGTGTATAGTCGACCTTTATAGTCGTGCGGGAAGATTGGAAGATGCATTAGGCTTTATTAAGAATATGCCCGTGAAGCCAAATGAAGTTATATTGGGGTCTATATTAGCAGCTTGTCGAAATCTTAGCGACGTAAGACTAGCTGAAAGGCTAATGCGTTATATCTACGAATTGGATCCGGATGGAGATTCAAATCACGTGTTGCTTTCTAATATATATGCTGCGGTAGGAAGTTGGCGTGGAGCTAGTACTGTGAGGAAGAAAATGAAGGCGCTCGGGATTCAAAAGAAACCGGGAATTAGTTCCATTGAGATCGGTGGTGCCGTTCACGAATTTGTGTCTGCAGATAGATCACATAACCATGCAGAACAAATTTATGCAATGCTTGAGCATTTTTCAGGTGAGCTTAGAGTGTCTGGCTATGTTGAAGATGGTGTAAATGAATTATATGAATGTGGTTGA
- the LOC132611830 gene encoding uncharacterized protein LOC132611830 yields MDDATPNVQSRNVDKTITYDNSHPYHLNNSDSPGMALINNVFDGKGYPGWRISILLALSAKRKLGFINGACKAPDLKSEEYEQWSCVNDMIICWISNALTKEIADSVMSSKTAKELWDSLEQRFGKSNGAKLYHLQKELSGLVQGNNDIARYFTKLKRIWDELDALDVVICCLCVCVCQGKAKLMKSLEDQRLIQFLMGLNDIYTQARGNILMMNPLPIMDLAYSLLLQDENQREAYVNASHTTESASFMVTSQGRNYQRNENQNFKASNQPQQRFGNYTPRNNKNFSKYKPRKNKYNPNVSCTYCGRTSHTEDDCHRLYGFPEDFEFTKAKP; encoded by the coding sequence ATGGATGATGCAACACCAAATGTACAGTCAAGAAATGTAGACAAAACCATCACCTACGATAACAGTCATCCTTATCATCTGAATAATTCTGATTCACCTGGAATGGCTTTAATCAACAATGTGTTTGATGGCAAAGGATATCCAGGTTGGAGGATATCTATTCTCCTAGCCTTATCAGCCAAGAGAAAACTTGGATTCATCAATGGAGCTTGTAAGGCTCCAGATCTGAAATCTGAAGAATATGAACAATGGAGTTGTGTTAATGATATGATTATTTGTTGGATCTCAAATGCACTAACAAAGGAAATTGCAGATAGTGTAATGAGTTCTAAAACAGCAAAGGAACTTTGGGACAGCCTAGAGCAAAGGTTTGGCAAGTCAAATGGAGCCAAACTCTATCATTTGCAAAAGGAATTATCGGGACTTGTTCAAGGAAATAATGACATTGCTAGGTATTTTACCAAACTGAAAAGAATATGGGATGAACTAGATGCACTCGATGTTGTCATATGttgtttatgtgtgtgtgtgtgtcaaggAAAAGCCAAACTAATGAAGTCTTTAGAGGACCAAAGATTGATACAATTTTTGATGGGGTTAAACGATATATACACACAGGCAAGAGGAAACATTCTCATGATGAACCCATTACCCATTATGGATCTAGCATACTCTTTGCTTTTACAAGATGAAAATCAAAGAGAAGCATATGTCAATGCTAGCCACACTACTGAATCTGCCTCGTTCATGGTGACTTCACAAGGCAGAAATTATCAGAGAAATGAGAATCAAAACTTTAAAGCATCAAATCAACCACAGCAAAGGTTTGGCAACTACACACCAAGGAACAACAAAAATTTTTCAAAGTATAAACCTAGGAAAAACAAATACAACCCAAATGTGAGCTGCACATACTGTGGGAGGACAAGTCATACAGAGGATGATTGTCACAGGCTTTATGGTTTTCCTGAGGATTTTGAATTCACAAAGGCTAAACCCTAA